One Hordeum vulgare subsp. vulgare chromosome 4H, MorexV3_pseudomolecules_assembly, whole genome shotgun sequence DNA window includes the following coding sequences:
- the LOC123447287 gene encoding sex-determining protein fem-1-like, which translates to MVSPYRAHSEVHDPMLDMVFQAASDNDLPRLKSLVVMLDLGRGRPKKVIEDLRVEDDPKLEGFSALHIAARGSLEVCRYLVEELLVDVDLVDKEGRTPLFFATYCNGGTAEYLLDHGANPDKADNNGGFLLHYAAEIGSCEMVELLLAKGAYVDPVCARGTPLHIAAGGGQYGAMKILLDHSADYNKMVDGVTPLMAAKDANSTECIKLLVKVQKEPMLKREITASELISLGSISLKKKDYVVAAKLYSQAMQLDPGDAVLLSDRSLCWLHMGYGRKALLDANQCRKMRPLWPKACRRQGEALMLLKDYEGASERFLDGLKLDPVDTAIEDALREAMKSLMTSRSTKAN; encoded by the exons ATGGTGTCGCCCTACCGAGCTCATTCCGAAG TCCACGACCCGATGCTGGACATGGTCTTCCAGGCGGCATCCGACAACGACCTCCCCCGCTTAAAGT CGCTGGTCGTGATGCTGGACTTGGGCAGGGGCCGCCCCAAGAAGGTGATTGAGGACTTGAGGGTGGAAGACGATCCCAAGCTTGAAGGTTTCAGCGCGCTGCACatcgcggccagggggagcctGGAGGTGTGCAGGTACCTCGTCGAGGAGCTGCTGGTGGatgtggatctggtcgacaaggAAG GTAGAACACCTCTGTTTTTTGCAACATACTGCAATGGGGGTACTGCTGAGTATCTTCTTGATCATGGAGCTAATCCAGACAAAGCCGATAACAATGGGGGTTTCCTGTTACATTATGCTGCTGAAATAG GTAGTTGTGAAATGGTAGAGCTTTTGCTTGCAAAAGGAGCTTACGTTGACCCGGTATGTGCTCGTGGAACACCACTTCATATTGCTGCTGGTGGAGGGCAGTATGGTGCTATGAAGATTTTATTGGACCACAGTGCAGAT TACAACAAGATGGTAGATGGTGTGACACCTCTTATGGCTGCTAAAGATGCCAACTCAACGGAATGTATCAAGCTCCTAGTTAAG GTTCAGAAGGAGCCTATGCTTAAACGAGAAATCACGGCATCAGAGCTTATATCACTAGGGAGTATCTCTTTAAAGAAAAAAGATTATGTTGTCGCAGCAAAATTGTACAGTCAG GCAATGCAGCTTGATCCTGGTGATGCAGTCTTGCTCTCAGACAGGAGCCTTTGTTGGCTTCACATGGGATATGGAAGAAAGGCTTTGCTAGATGCTAATCAATGCAGAAAAATGCGGCCTCTCTGGCCAAAAGCTTGTCGCCGGCAGGGTGAAGCTCTGATGCTACTGAAG GACTATGAGGGTGCAAGTGAACGGTTCTTGGATGGACTCAAATTGGACCCAGTGGACACTGCTATCGAGGATGCATTACG GGAAGCTATGAAGTCCTTGATGACGTCTCGGAGCACGAAAGCCAATTGA